AACTTCCAGTAGATGTATGGTTTCACAACCAATTGAATCATCTATAGCAGCGTTACACTTTGTTCTTTTGAatgtgtaaagtgtgccatcaagtcgatttttactCCTGGAGCCCAcggaggcctgtggttttctttggtagaatacaggaggctaggggtttaccattgcctcctcccatgcagtatgagaggatgcctttcagcatgttcctatattgctgctgcccaatatagtaccaggggcaaccttctgcttgttaatcaagcatttccccgctgcaccacttaaggtgggttCTGAATGTGTAAACTGTGTATATTAAAATACTATTTCATTTTAGATACAGAAGCAGTATGCTATTGAACACCTGCTGGGTAGCAAccacaagtgttccctctaaggcgtgcacatgttcACATATGTTTTTAACATCTGCTCAGttaaattttagatcctgctcaggtttaatcaggaaggtcacactctgaatgcatgtgtacacacacacagcgccttaatactgccacccaAACAAAATTCGttccacacagatgaaaaaaaattagaacactggctACCACCTTCAAGTTCTGCTTctggacttcccagaagcatctaatAGGCCATCTAATCGAATGCTGGCACAGATGGACCTGTGAGCTGATCCAGCAGACCTCTTGTTCACTTATCACGTGACCCAAGCCCTTGGTCATTGTTAGGATAactgtaactagggatgtgctgtgTGCGGTCACCTCCTGAAAAATGAGGGACTTAcatagcccctttaaagcagagaatAGGTCCTCCACACTGGTGgtgcatctcccagctgcctcgtGGGCTCTGCACACGTGGCagtcatttgcatggccagcagaCACACCCCACCAGcatgtgggcatagctgggggaacACCGGGGTGGCGGCAggtagaggagcaggtacggacctgctctcctcagctTTAATGCAAGGCCTCAATTTTAAAAGGTAGCTGCAATTCAGTCAGCCGAATCATGTTTCaacacatccctaatggcaatTACTCATTTGCATCTTGTAAATGTGACCAAGGATAATATGGGCTTATTCTGTCATTGCAGAGCTACTAAGACTACATTGATGTCTTCCAGTGTTGTGTAGTAACTACAGAATTAACTTTGGATATACAAGAACCCAGATTCCAGTGCAACTATGAAGCATTCTGGTATGGTCTTGAGCAAGTCGTATCTTTGCTTACCCTAcccctcacaggactgttgtgatgCTGTAACATTGCCTCTAAGCAACTTAAATGGACAGGATTCAAATGCCTCcgattagatttatttatttaacatatttctgtatggCCCAAAACGTGTGTCTCTGAACTGCAAGATGAAACTGGCATTTAACTAATTgagactgtatttacctgaatccaagacttgtTAGAAATCAaaggttatcttaaattcagaatcctgttccttttgtgtaaatgcagatataacctgtatttaaccgtTGTTTCTAATGGGtacatcttaaattcagtctcaTATTTTATTAGGGGAAATAGACTACTACTAACAGTTTAGTAATGTAATAATGAATTACCACTTGTtcaattacatttgtatcccacacATCCTTGAAGAAGCTCAGAACAATATTTTACAATCCCATCCAATGCATGTTTATTTGAAAATCCATGTTTAACACTGAAGTCCCATgatgtagggatgtacacgaaccggtccggaggccatgttgaaggcctccgaaccggttcggaaccgggacggcactgggggggggggtcgaactttaagggcgggggggtagtacttacccctcccgccgttcttccccctccggcgctgtatttagaagtgaagttttgggggcggcagcgttcctccctgccgcccctgcccccgtcgttgccaggaagAAGTGTAAATAGCAGCGCGTGCGCACCTGTCGCTGCCATGCACGCCACGAcaggcgcatgcgtgctgctatttatactacttcctggcaacgacgggggcaggggcggcagggaggaacgctgccgcccccaaaacttcatttCTAaatacagcgctggagggggaagagcggcgggaggggtaagtactacccccccgcccttaaagttcgaCCCCCCTCAATGCCAGActgcgcctccgtggttccgtgcacaccactaccacgATGTCTACTcaggagtacataggaacataggaagctgccatatactgaatcagaccactggtctatctagctcagtattgtcttcacagactggcagcggcttctccaaggttgcagtcaggaatctctctcagccctatcttggagaagccagggagggaacttgaaaccttctgctcttcctagagcagctccatcccgagggaaATATCTTAGAGTAAATTCCACCAAGTTGAATGGGACAATTCCAGGTAAGCAAGCACAAGATTGCACCGCAAGTCTTATGGACAGGTTTACAGATCTGAGAAAAACTGATTAGAAAAAGTACAACATATCCTTAAAATGCTCTGAAACCTTCAAGATAATTTTAGAAATATCATAAACAATGCCTTAAGAACAGAAGCACAGAGTTAACTTGTGTTTTATCTTTATTTGTGAACTGAATAGTTTACTCCCGAGCCATCAATTTCTGCTTCTTCAGTTTCTTTTGAGATATCtagagggagaaaggaagaatCAATGTCATTTAATCACAAACATCACGTGCATTCatggaaaattatggaaaataagTTTTAATATTTCACAGTAATATTCCATAATGTATACTCTAGTTAGTCTGAAGAAATTATTCTTCAAAGACTAAAATCATAGCAATGTATTTTCTACTAGTGACAACTGAGACATTTCAGGAAAAATTACTGCAAAAGCAAAATGCAAAACATAGCTCCACTATTTCCCACTATAAAATTCAATTATGCTTTGTTTTAGGCTATTTCTTACTCATTAAAATTAGAGTACTCTGCTAACATTTAATTCCATTTAAATCTACATTAATAAAAGTCttcataaaactatatataaaccCGTAACTGTGTATATAGAAGGACAGTTAGTTTCCCTGCATACATTTCCACATATATGCAATCAATACATAATGTAATATATGGATTACAAATATTTCCATTTGCATGTTATTCGCCAAATAAAAAGCAAAACTAAATTATATGCAACTGTGAAATGGTTAGTGTCATCAGCTTAGCATACCTACATTGGACAAATTTTTCCCCAATTATTCAAACCAAGTTCTAGTTATTTTGTGGTTTACACAATGACAATAGATCGTAAAGTATCTTTTGCCAAATCTGAAATTTAGTAAGAATATATGCCAACACAGTCCATACCTTCTTCTTTTGAGCAACTTCTTCTTCTGGCTTAGGAACAATCTGCTCCTTCTCTGTGAGGATCATCTCAATGTGGCAGGGAGAACTCATATAGGGGTTGATGCGACCATGAGCCCTGTAGGTTCGCCTGCGCATTTTGGGAGCTTTGTTGACCTGAATGTGCTCaattaccagagaatctacatccAGACCCTGggggaaaacatttaaaatagttCTCATTATAACCATTATAACTTTATCTAGAGCCAAATTTAGGCTTGCCAGacttcatttgaaaagtgaaattCACTTTCAGAATGGAAAGCTTTGAAGTATTTTCATTTGAAAATTCTAGGAACTGATTATAGTGGCTCAGAATCTGAGTTAGTTTCATGGCAATTCCAAAGGTGTCCTAAGATAGTCATCATTGCCACCAAAGCTCACTACAATTTCTACCAACTATTCAATAAGCCAATATGCTTTTCGTATCTCCTGTCTTAATCCCAACTCtcccacccagtgttccctcgaacaggaattcccagatgttgtggactacaactcccataatccccaaccaaaggccactgcacctgaggatgctgggagttgtagtaaacatctgggaatccctgttggagggaacactgctcccaccCAATACGCACCCTGCAACATCCAGCTCACAGAACAAGATATGTGTCTTTGCTTCTTGCTATTTCCAGTGTGGTTTCTACCTACCACTCTACTGAAACTGCTCTCCATTGACCTGATCTGAGCAACaatctaagccaggcctgctcaacttcggccctcctgcaaacgttggcctaaaactcccatgaTTATTGGCTATTGGTCACTGGCTGGGGAGTAATacagtcaaaaaacagctgggggccaaagttgagcaggcctgatctaagggTTTCTAACAACTTTCTTCTGATCTGTCCTACCTTTGAAAGACATGATCACAACAATATACTTGAACCTTACCTCTTCTAGGAGCTGGGTTTCCAATAAATAGTAGCAATGTTTCAGAGCTGGCAAGAGAACCTCCAAACAGAACTAAATCAACCAAGTCATTATTTGAACTGAACCCCACTACTTTTGAATTACCTGTGTCAACCTGCATTTCATATTACCTTCAGCTCAGCATTGCTCTCAGCATTCTTGAGCATGTGCAGGAGGAACTCAGCACTTTTTTTAGGCCAGCGCCCCTGCGTCCAGCCCCATTGCTTGGCCTGCAAAACAGTTTAGTATAAATTTTCCTTCAGGTAAAAAATGTTCATGTGATTTCAGTTTTTAAGGGTTGCTCAGAACTAAACTTTGTTTTCATGGTTAATCCAAAGGTGTCCTAAGAAAGTCATCACAGCAACCACAAGTATGCATGGCAGAATGTgaaatgtggggggagggaaaccctCACAAATGCCTTTTATCAAAAAGCTTATAGCAACAGCATTTTCCCAAAGGCACTCAAATGTTATACATCAGTAGGAAACAAGGATCCATAAAGTTCATGTAACCTTCTCAGGCATTTCCTCCAGTATCTGTAACTGCATAACTGTTAGCAGCCCTGTAACGAACACCATGAAATTATGTTGCTGAATTACACTTTTAGTACTTGACTGAGAGAAGACAGAAAGAACAATACAACTAGAAGTTAATTCAAAGTTTTAACTAGCTTTGTCCATGTGCCTGTAGTAGTAGTCGTCATCGTCAGAGGGCTATAGTATACTATACTATAGTACAGTAGCagtcgaagggctataggccaccctccagcctccaaggcaggatgcctctgaatacgtagcaggggagcaacagcaggagagaggccatgccctcaactcctgcctgtaggcttccagcggcatctgatgggccactgtgtgaaacagaatgctggactagatgggcctttggcctgatccagcagggctgttcttatgttcttttattaTGTAGTGAGCATGCCTTCTGCTCTGGGTGAAATAATCCCATATATTCATTGTGGCTTCAATTTTTAACAATGACATTGAAAGAGACTCCCTTGCATGTGTATCAAAAATCATGAGCCTTATCAGTTCATCTCTTACAGATATACTGGAGATGATCATATCAACAGCAGCTGAAATTAACTCTCTGAGCTTTTCTCCTCCAATTGTTAATGGTGCCAGCAATGCTTGTACCTCTTGGAGCATTTTCTAAAGCCATACCTGGGCACATCTGCCAACGCCACCATTATAACGACGGAAAGGAACGCACTGCTTCTTCAGGGTTACATCCTTCAAGTATTTGGTGGCTTTCCGGATGTGCATCCCTTTAATAGCTTGGGCTGTCTCACGTGTGTTCTAAAAGCAAAGGAGAAAACAGGCTAGTTGCATAACTGGCTGTTTTTCAACAAGTTCTTCAGTATATAGACTACACCTACTAGTAAATAGCCTCAAGTAGTAGTTTATAGAATGACAGCTCAATTTTTTATAAGAATCAAAATATATCTAGGGAAGTAACTGCTCAGACACTTGAGATGTTTTCATGATGAATCCAAAGGTGTCCTAAGCTGGTCATCACTGCAGTTACATAATAATACTCTCCCACTGGTACCCAAAATAAGACGCAAATTGTTCAAGTGTTATCTTTAATGGGTTGTCTGATCAAGGCAAGATTTACATAGAAGAGCTATTTGTCTAAAACTTTATCAGAGTTCAAATACTACTTATCACTCTTCCTGATCCCATGTGCTATGGCATTAAATTGCACAGCAAGTTCCTTGGGAGGCACAGGACTGTAGCAAAGGGTAGAAATGTTGTATCATGCTGCCTTCATTACAATCAACAGTTGACAGGATTTCGGAGTTTTGAAATTATATTCCCTATCTAGTCCCGTTGCCCCTACTTTTTTTCCTCACTCCTCaatttcagtggtagagcaccagcTTTGGTACAGGTCTGATGACTCCAGCTGGACTGGGAAAAcatctctgcctgaaaccccggagatctgctgccagtgtAATCAACACTGAAACAATTGACCAACAGTCTAACTTGGGTCTAGGTGAGTGCCTGGAAAGGAGAACcctggggggaaagccctgccTGGGAACCCCACATCCACTGCTTTTTGTTCCATCAGAAAATGATATTCGATCATAGAAGATAAGACTAAATTTAGGGGAAGACATAGGCAGTTCTTGGCTGATGATGAATAAAATATGTACAATATGATGAAAATTACATGCCTCTGGTGTTTACAAAATTCAGTGTTTAGTAATGACAAGCTAACTCACCTTGTAGTTAAGACAGATCAATCTATCACACTGTTAAGTGCCTTTTTACTCCCAACAAATGCAATGTTTTGTTCTGCATCTTTTTGTTTGAGGCGTGTGTGTGtctcagtgttccttctaagacaGGTATGCTCAatttagggcccccagctgtttttggactacaactcccataaaccccagccacagtggccaatagacagggattatggtagttgtaggccaacatctgcaggagggccaaagttgagcagccctggactgtgtgcatgtatgcacactCAAGTTTTTTGAtgaccactcagttaattttagaccccactcaggttgcatcaggaaggccccactctgaatgcatgtgtgcacacacactgccttgatactgccgcccagaacgaaactcattccacacacacattaaaagaaTAAAGAGGGAATACTGGTACTGGTGCGTGTGTAAGTTAGATTCCACATACCTTGAAGTGGACACGAAGGTTGGAACCCCTGGATTTGCATGCTGTGGGAGACAAACAAAAGCCCTTTGAAATCTCAAAATCTTTTGGTCATGCTTTAAGTCTTTCAAGTACACATCTGAAAATACTTACATTTTGTGGGGTTCTCTGGATCGAGCGAGTAGCGAACCATTTTCAAGAATTACCTAAGGAAAGTTTGAAAAGAAGCATGTTTCAGAGTCACAACAATAAATAATTTGCACTCTTTAGTTGACCAAGACAGTTAAGACAGCTGCTCAGAAGTCATAGTATTTTCATGGTTTAATCCAAAGGTGTCCTAAGAAAGTCATCAATGCAGCTTCACTTTTTAATCAAAGGTTTTTATACTTTCCTTTTCCATAACGATTCACATATACAGAGGTTAACAAATAGAAAATTCAATTCCACAGTCCTTTACTTCATTATTTTGGAACAGCAATATAGTAATGGAAGCAGCAAGACtgattgctagggatgtgcatccctgcgaaccggtccggatgggcacTGGGgtggttgtagctttaagggccgGGGGGTGTGTGTAgtacttcccccaccaccaccactcttccccctccagcgctgtcatttttgtaaaagtttctggggcggcagcgttcctccctgccgcccctagcCCCATCGTTAGTTCTCCAGTGCTCCATTAGGCAATACACAGGCGCATGTTCTGGCGCACGTGCGCATTCGCAGCCGCCGTGCGCTCCGTACACGTCACACGTCGCGTGTGGAGGGCACACTCCGACTGACTGCCACTAGGAAAGGTATGCTAGTGACATGGTTGTCCCTTAGAGCCATTATGCTTCTAATTTTAAGCACAGTCAATGCAAAAGCTCACTAATCAAGCCATGGCACAGCACTGTATAGTTCACAGTTTTTCCACATTATGGCAGCAAAAGGAATTCTAGCATAACCCCGCCCCCACCGCATCCTATCATCACTGAAAACATTATGAAACGAAGATCATACTTTATTTTAGCATTGCAAGGAATTTGCAttaacccccacaaaaaaacaagtAACAAACATGTTTGTAAAAATCCAATAATTACTACTAAACAAACCAAAAGGAATACTCAGCCTTCACTTACATCCCTGGAATTTATTAAGTACACTTAGAAGGCCATTTCCAATGTCCAATTACCCATTCTGCACAGGACtggaaaaaatatttcaaatgctGACAGTTTTCATTCTAGACCTGTTAAAGTTACTTTAGATTTACCAAGCATTTACATGTTTACACCCAAATAAATCTCAGTGAGTTAAGTGGGCCTTAATCTCCCATAAGCATTTAGCGCTGGAGCCTTAAAAAGCTATCAGTTAAGTCCCCAGAACCAGGATCactcatgttttaatttttgattgttcagcaacaATATTCCCAATTAAGTCTCCAGGATTTGTAAAACTGATGGGATAAGGACCTAATGCATACCAATTACAACTTATTTCACCATGATCCCAAACCCTTTTACCTTTGTAGGCAGTGTTTAGCCTGATAGGTTACATCTATATTCTGCTTTCAGACTAGCTAGCCTAGGTGGATCCTTTCACCTTTCCTAATATTACAATACCAAGATATATCAAACTTTTATGGGAACCAGCCTGCAGGAAACATAAAAAatacctcccctttcccccacgACCGGCACTGGGATGCCCGTTCTGCTCTCTGCTTCCACTTCCCCCGATTGCTCGCATGCTATCCCCAAAGCTGAGAATGCGACATACGGGTTTTTTTAGCATCCCCTGCTTACGACAGCGGCCATTTTTCACGGCTCTACCGAGGGCTTTTCCATCTCCCGTATTTTACCTCTCCTCGCTTCAAAGCACAGAAATATCGCAGCGGGCGAACCGcgatcatttccccctccccgcgTGGCATGGTCTCTAGGGGCCCCACGGAGGGATGGAGGCTGACGGTGGCGGATTTCGAAAAGGGCCAAATCCAACCCACTGCACTTACCTCGGCCACAACTGCCGGGAAAAGGAagagcaaaggattctgggaggaTATGTAACTTTTGAGTCTCGCGAGACGTCAACATAGCTGTACAGAAACTCGTCAAAATAGAAAATGTCTAGAGTAACACAGAGACTAGACTTCCGGTAAAAACTGAAGGACTCCACTGGGGCTATAAGTCTCACAATTTTTTCACATGAAATAAGACCTGAGTTAGACAGTACACGTACTTCTGTCTTTACTGTCCACTTTTACTTGGGGAAGGAGGACTATCAGCTGGTCAGTAATGGCTGCAATAAAATTCTGGTTTTTTCTCATGCTTTCTATGGGGaactctctcttcccaccctcaATAACCACAAAAACGGTTTCCAGTGGAAACCCAGAAGCCTCTATAAAGACAGTGAGAGCTTTCGTTCTAGTGTTTTCTTACTTTTGTGTGGAAACCCTTAGCTATAGGAGAAGGCTAGTTTTGCTAGTAAGGAAGCACGAGAAAAATGCACAAAAAGTCTTAGGTAGCTGTGTTGagccattaaaattaaaaaccccagaATAAAAGTAATGTCATACCTTTAGGATCAACTTTAAAAATTACAAAGCGGTCATTCTGGAGTTCTCCATCTGGCTGGACGTTAAGCAAAAATCCTGCAGGGGTGGAAGAATAGATAAAATAGGGTGTGGTAGAAATGCCCCCAGATATTGTCAAGGGTATATAGTCAAGGTTTTCTATTAGGGTTGGGGTCGTCATCATTAGGCAGCTGCCAAGAGCCCAGGCTCCCAAAAGTGCCCACTTTTGATTCCTGAGACAATTTCTGTGCTTGTAGGAGTGTTTGCATGATAGTAGCACAGTAATTTGTTCAGAACTACCCAGGTCGGAGGGGATTTCATGGGGGTTTCATACTGCCCCCGAAACATGGAGCTAGTCTTGTATATGAAAACAGGCAGCTCAACTAATTATTGCTAGCAACTCAATAGAAAAGCTCAGTGCATAAATCTTAGAGacagcagggccttttcggtagtggcctctcagctttggaatgccctcccagaggagctccactatgctccctccctcagagattttaaaaactgctgaCCCATATCTTCAGAGAGGCATCTTGATATTTTAGCTGTAGTTTATATCTGAcgggttttaacttttaaacttgtaattttaaatttggttgTAATTGAGGCTTGTTTTTAGCtaatttatattaattttatattgtattttataatGTATCTATTTTGCTGATTTTGTCAGCCATCTTGAGCAgtagtggggtataaatattttaaattaaataaacatatACAGCatggattaaaaacaaacaaaataagcaCAACTTATCTGAGGATTGTCTCCACTGTGCAGGACAGGCTTGAATATTGGGCCAAAACCAAATGGATCAAGTTCAGCGGAGTCAAATGTAAAGACCGGCATTTAGGTAAGGAAAACCAAATGCACATGTTGGGTGTGGGGGAGGCTTGGCTTGGCAGAAGTACATGTGAAAAGGCTCTAGGTGCCTTAACCTAGCacagccccctttgctaagcaggatccactttGGTTTACATTTgcatgggacactacatgtgtgagcactgtaggatattccccttaggggatggggccactctgggaagagcactggcatgcttgcatgcagaaggttccaagttccctccctggaaataTCCAAGatgtggagcaacagcaggagagagggcatgcacatacctcctgcctgtgggctccccagaggcatctggtagaccactgtgtgaaacggaatgctggactagatgggccttgggcctgatccagcagggcttttcttatgtcctaagacagggctgagagagactcttgcctacaaccttggagaagtcactgccagtctgtgtagacaatactgagctagatggaccaatggtataagactgggtataaggcagcttcctgtgttcccaagtTGATTATGAGCCAACAGCATGATACAGCTGCTAAAAAAACTAGTGCAGTCTTCAGTTGCATGAACAGAAGCATAGTGTCCAGGTCACAAGAAATAATTGTTCCATTCTGTTCTGCAGTTGTCAGACCTCACtgggaatactgtgtccagttttgGGCACTGAACTTTAGGAAGGACATTGATAAATTGCAATGGATTCAgaggaggacaacaaagatggtgaTGGATCTGGAAACGGTCCtaagtatgtttagcctggagaaaagaagaccaaggggagatatgatagccgtATTCAAATACGTGAAAGGCTGACACCTAGAAGaaagagtggacttgttctctcttGCGCCTGAGAATAGAACGAGAACCAATGGGCTGATATTaccaattgtagctggggatgatgggagttgtagttcagcaacatctgggttgggaacccctggactaaaaGACCTCGAAGGTCCCTTCCCACTAAAATATTCAATTATTCTCATTTCTAGTCCTGACTCCTGAAGCTGCATTCCTGAAGATATCATACAGCCCCAACCAGTCACCCAGGATTCTGCTGAAAATGGAAAATGTTCCCCCAGGCCTCTCATGTGGCATTCTCATCCTGAGACCTTCTGGgcttgcctcttaaagaggcagcAAACAACAGTCAGCATGCCACAAAGTATGAGATGGGAATACTATGCGGTAGTACAAATGCACACATATACCAGTGTTTTCGTGTAGGTTTTACTCAGATCACATGTCAGGGTTTGCCTGGACACCGACTCTCAGGAGAAAGAGTTTGAGGCGGGGCGGGGAGTCTGACCTCCTGACCTGATGGCAgccctcccaccacccacccctggTCACAAGCCATCGGAACTACAATAGCCAGAGCTGGCTGCTCTACTGGAGAAGTCctggagctctggagagctggcaCCCCCTGATGGAGTTCTGGTCCCTTCCCTTTAGCCCCTGGTTTTTACTCCCAGGTCCCCATGAGCAGAGGCAGTGCCAGGTCCGAACTGAGTTCCAGCTCTGCAGGTTGGCTGCTCAGAGTCTCTCTCCTGATGGAtctcctcaggaggaggggggaaccaGCCTGAGTGTCTCCTCAGGAAAAGGGCTGCCCTAGAGCTTCAGGAAGGGCCCTGTTAG
Above is a window of Hemicordylus capensis ecotype Gifberg chromosome 2, rHemCap1.1.pri, whole genome shotgun sequence DNA encoding:
- the RPL17 gene encoding 60S ribosomal protein L17, with product MVRYSLDPENPTKSCKSRGSNLRVHFKNTRETAQAIKGMHIRKATKYLKDVTLKKQCVPFRRYNGGVGRCAQAKQWGWTQGRWPKKSAEFLLHMLKNAESNAELKGLDVDSLVIEHIQVNKAPKMRRRTYRAHGRINPYMSSPCHIEMILTEKEQIVPKPEEEVAQKKKISQKKLKKQKLMARE